In one window of Candidatus Scalindua sp. DNA:
- a CDS encoding GxxExxY protein: MESVYEDALCHELHLRGVQFKRQQSVPIPYKGIKLGTDLRLDLLVEDKVIVDLKAKEELSTIDKPKLLTYLRLGDKNLGLIINFHVEVLREGIFRVVNKLQ; encoded by the coding sequence TTGGAATCTGTCTATGAAGATGCGCTTTGCCATGAGTTACACCTGAGAGGAGTGCAATTTAAAAGACAACAGAGTGTACCAATTCCTTATAAAGGAATCAAACTCGGCACAGATCTTCGCTTAGACTTATTAGTAGAAGATAAGGTAATAGTAGATTTGAAAGCTAAAGAGGAATTATCAACGATAGACAAACCGAAACTGTTGACATATTTACGACTTGGTGATAAAAATTTAGGTTTAATAATCAATTTTCATGTTGAGGTATTACGAGAAGGGATTTTCCGGGTAGTCAATAAATTACAGTAA
- the lexA gene encoding transcriptional repressor LexA: MHLTPRQKDIFIYIERYIKKNKVAPTYDEIRKRFGFSSFNAVFKHIKQLEEKGAITVQPNRARAITIVEEGTPTVNIKLLGTIAAGQPIEAVENDETISVPQELLRRGENFCLKVKGESMIGDGIFDGDIVIINKRAVADNGEMVAALIDNEATLKRFYKREEGVEFRSSNPLMEPLRVKSGEVTILGVVVGLFRKY; encoded by the coding sequence ATGCATTTAACACCACGACAAAAAGATATTTTTATCTATATAGAAAGATACATAAAAAAGAACAAGGTGGCGCCGACCTATGACGAGATACGGAAACGATTCGGATTCAGTTCGTTTAATGCCGTATTTAAGCATATTAAGCAGCTGGAAGAGAAAGGGGCAATCACCGTTCAGCCAAATAGGGCCCGGGCCATTACCATTGTTGAGGAGGGGACTCCGACTGTCAATATTAAACTGTTGGGTACCATTGCTGCCGGTCAACCGATTGAGGCTGTTGAGAATGATGAAACTATTTCAGTGCCTCAGGAACTTCTGAGGAGGGGCGAAAACTTCTGCCTGAAGGTGAAGGGAGAATCCATGATAGGGGACGGCATCTTTGACGGAGACATTGTCATTATCAATAAGCGGGCGGTGGCTGATAACGGTGAGATGGTTGCTGCCTTGATAGATAATGAGGCGACCTTGAAAAGGTTTTATAAGAGGGAGGAGGGAGTTGAGTTCAGATCTTCAAATCCCCTGATGGAGCCGCTCAGGGTCAAATCCGGTGAGGTCACTATTCTGGGTGTTGTCGTCGGGCTTTTTAGAAAGTATTGA
- a CDS encoding DUF2254 domain-containing protein produces the protein MESAISADRLRFLINRLRKRLWVKPLAVCLLSVGAAFVAKLADDTALAQFVPKIALDSIETLLSVMAASMLVIATFSVASMVSAYASASSTATPRSFGLVVADDVSQNALSTFVGAFIFSIVALTAVKNAYFEKAGLFILFILTTIVFGMVIFTFVRWVDSIARLGRLGSTIDKVEKATVEALKRRRAAPSLYGMPEDKSRVRGQPVFAKNIGYVQHIDMAAIQVWAEEASARVVVAALPGTFAAPDRVLAYVSSSSGNRSEIDYTCAVESFQIGNERLFDDDPRFGLVVLSEIAGRALSPAVNDPGTAINIIGVLLRLFALWNDPSKGDDTKTCKYNLVEVPQISIRDMFDDAFTAISRDGAGTVEVAVRLQKALGTLTSIGHSEMRDAAIYHGQLALKRACKALDLDEDLAVVRDAASEVG, from the coding sequence ATGGAATCTGCCATTTCAGCAGACCGTCTCAGGTTTCTCATCAATCGTTTGCGTAAGCGCCTTTGGGTGAAACCATTGGCGGTTTGCTTGTTGTCGGTCGGCGCGGCCTTCGTGGCGAAACTTGCTGATGACACCGCGCTAGCACAGTTCGTGCCTAAGATCGCACTTGACTCTATCGAGACGTTGCTGTCCGTCATGGCGGCCAGTATGTTGGTAATCGCCACCTTTTCGGTGGCGTCGATGGTGTCGGCATATGCTTCAGCTAGTAGTACCGCTACTCCGCGTTCATTTGGTTTGGTCGTTGCCGACGACGTATCCCAGAACGCGCTTTCGACTTTCGTTGGCGCTTTCATTTTCAGCATCGTGGCTCTAACGGCGGTTAAAAACGCCTACTTTGAAAAGGCAGGTCTGTTCATCCTCTTTATCCTGACGACGATAGTATTCGGGATGGTAATCTTTACGTTTGTGCGCTGGGTTGACAGCATCGCCCGCCTTGGGCGCCTTGGATCGACGATTGACAAGGTTGAAAAGGCAACGGTTGAAGCCCTGAAACGACGACGTGCTGCGCCAAGCCTATATGGTATGCCGGAGGATAAATCTCGGGTACGGGGGCAACCAGTATTTGCAAAGAATATTGGATACGTGCAGCATATCGACATGGCCGCAATTCAAGTGTGGGCCGAGGAAGCCAGCGCACGGGTGGTGGTAGCGGCATTGCCTGGTACGTTTGCTGCACCTGATCGGGTACTGGCGTATGTGAGCAGCTCATCAGGCAACCGGTCTGAAATTGACTACACGTGCGCTGTCGAGTCGTTTCAGATTGGAAACGAACGTCTTTTCGATGATGACCCACGTTTTGGTCTGGTCGTTCTATCGGAAATAGCCGGTCGTGCTCTGTCACCGGCTGTAAATGACCCCGGTACGGCGATCAATATTATCGGCGTACTGCTTCGACTCTTTGCTCTGTGGAATGACCCGTCGAAAGGAGACGACACGAAAACGTGCAAGTATAATCTCGTAGAAGTGCCTCAGATTTCGATCCGCGATATGTTCGATGACGCGTTCACAGCGATTTCCCGTGACGGTGCGGGGACGGTCGAAGTCGCAGTGCGGCTACAGAAGGCGCTGGGCACTCTGACATCGATTGGACATTCTGAAATGAGGGATGCTGCTATCTATCATGGGCAGCTGGCACTGAAACGCGCATGCAAAGCGCTTGATTTGGATGAAGACCTGGCGGTCGTCCGAGATGCGGCCAGCGAAGTAGGGTAG
- a CDS encoding phage integrase N-terminal SAM-like domain-containing protein has protein sequence MGKTEIEAFLSRLATERNVSASTQRQVLDAIVFLYRHVLDLPVSEELEPVSRVGQALPANQN, from the coding sequence ATGGGAAAAACTGAGATCGAGGCATTTTTGAGCCGTCTGGCAACAGAACGGAATGTTTCGGCATCAACTCAGCGGCAGGTGTTGGATGCCATTGTATTTCTGTACAGACATGTTCTCGATCTGCCTGTTTCAGAGGAACTTGAGCCTGTCAGTCGAGTAGGGCAGGCATTGCCTGCCAACCAAAACTGA
- a CDS encoding SUMF1/EgtB/PvdO family nonheme iron enzyme — MTSIFLSHSHADKPFVRKLASDLTENGVKVWLDEAEMLIGDSLIEKISAGLEETAFVGAILSENSVTSSWVKRELEIAINEEIDGKQRKVLPIVIENCDIPKFLAGKLYADFRDPDTYNQKLNMVLKSLGINVDVLSDKPFEPETILIPKGSFLMGSDRKIDDYADDDELPLHELYLGYYYLGRTTVTNSQFAEYVRQTNNIPKKWKDFGYDPEKGIKQSLLNHPAVWITWYEALDYCVWLSAMTGKKYKLPSEAEWEKGARGTSGRIYPWGDKYSPERARNCDKGEVEIDEIHVDVESYHIGGSPYGLLHMAGNVQEWTSSLWGANQTTSFPYPYSSSDGREYQLANSDIARVVRGGSFLHNMKGIRCAYRNGVKPNDPGAAIGFRIVKVV, encoded by the coding sequence ATGACAAGTATATTTCTTAGCCATAGTCATGCAGACAAACCTTTCGTAAGGAAGCTTGCGTCAGATTTGACTGAGAATGGGGTTAAAGTTTGGCTTGATGAGGCTGAAATGCTCATAGGAGATTCGCTTATTGAAAAGATAAGTGCTGGACTTGAAGAAACCGCATTTGTCGGAGCCATATTATCAGAAAATTCTGTAACTTCGAGTTGGGTGAAAAGAGAGCTCGAAATAGCGATCAATGAAGAAATAGATGGAAAACAGAGAAAAGTTCTACCCATAGTAATTGAAAACTGTGACATTCCTAAATTTCTTGCAGGGAAGCTTTACGCCGATTTTAGAGACCCGGATACTTATAATCAAAAACTCAATATGGTTCTAAAAAGCCTAGGAATTAACGTTGATGTTTTGAGTGATAAACCATTTGAACCAGAAACAATACTAATTCCAAAAGGTAGTTTCCTTATGGGTAGTGATAGGAAAATTGATGACTACGCAGATGATGATGAACTACCCCTGCATGAGCTATACCTTGGATATTACTACTTGGGAAGAACGACGGTTACGAATAGTCAGTTTGCCGAATATGTACGTCAAACAAATAATATTCCGAAAAAGTGGAAGGATTTTGGATATGACCCTGAGAAAGGGATTAAACAAAGCTTGCTTAATCACCCAGCGGTTTGGATTACTTGGTACGAGGCGCTCGATTATTGTGTTTGGCTATCTGCTATGACCGGAAAAAAATACAAACTCCCGTCGGAAGCAGAGTGGGAGAAAGGTGCAAGAGGGACATCAGGTAGGATATACCCGTGGGGTGATAAGTATTCTCCAGAACGCGCTAGAAACTGCGACAAAGGGGAAGTTGAAATCGACGAAATACATGTTGATGTAGAGTCTTATCACATAGGGGGCAGTCCTTATGGGTTGTTACATATGGCGGGTAATGTACAAGAATGGACTTCTAGCTTATGGGGTGCTAACCAAACAACGAGCTTTCCCTATCCATACAGTTCCTCTGATGGAAGGGAATATCAATTAGCGAATAGTGATATTGCTAGAGTAGTAAGAGGAGGTTCGTTCTTACATAATATGAAGGGCATAAGATGTGCGTACCGAAATGGTGTAAAACCAAATGACCCAGGTGCAGCCATAGGTTTTCGTATAGTGAAAGTCGTGTAA
- a CDS encoding arylsulfatase produces the protein MKKITYTLIALVLLSSASFASSNQKTDTAIVTNSIDRTILPIKEPTPPTFTELDVRNAKLPPRFEVKAPEGAPNVLLVLIDDLGFAGTSTFGGPVPTPAFDKVANEGLYFNNFHTTAVCSPTRTALKSGRNHHVGNMGSIIETGTGFPGNTGKIPQNVTPVAEMLRLNGYSTAAFGKWHELAAWEANVSGPFDRWPTRQGFDKFYGFLGGETNQWAPFIYDGVHPVELPDDPNYHFMEDMTDQATAWIKYQKALTPDKPFFLYFAPGATHAPHHVPQSYINKWKGKFDGGWDAMREQILARQIEIGITPKGTKLAPKPEAIQEWESLSADEKRLYAKQAEVFAAFLEMTDYEVGRLIDAIDEIGQAENTMVIFVYGDNGTSAEGGTSGMYSEMTYFNGVQETVPDMLKKIDEWGGPNTYPHMAAGWAVMFDTPYKWTKQMGSDHGGTKVGMAIRWPKGIKAKGELRTQFTHVIDVAPTILEAIGLPEPTEVNGVAQRPMDGTSMLYTFNEANAKERHTTQYFEMFGNRAMYHDGWYARTIHRAPWEKTPRRPLTEDIWELYEVANDFSLINDLSAEHPEKLKELQDLFMKVAEENHVLPIDDRVFERIIAANVGRPDIMAGRSSLTLAEGMTGMTENTFLNIKNKSVVITAEIKVKEGASSNGIIIAQGGRFGGWALYVKDGVPAYDYNFLGIERYTVKASEKLKPGKYTIKFDFAYDGGGIGKGGMGTFYINGTKSGEGRIERTQPAIFSADETADVGIDLSTPVVETIGAEHKSKFNGHIPKVVVEVK, from the coding sequence ATGAAAAAAATCACCTACACCTTAATTGCATTGGTATTACTATCAAGTGCGAGCTTCGCTTCATCAAATCAAAAAACAGATACGGCTATTGTTACCAATAGTATCGACAGAACAATTCTTCCAATAAAAGAACCGACTCCACCAACCTTCACTGAATTGGATGTGCGCAATGCAAAGTTGCCCCCCCGATTTGAGGTCAAAGCTCCTGAAGGAGCACCCAATGTGCTATTGGTTTTAATTGATGATCTTGGCTTTGCGGGTACGAGCACCTTCGGTGGTCCGGTTCCTACACCTGCTTTTGATAAGGTCGCAAATGAAGGACTTTATTTTAATAATTTTCATACCACTGCTGTGTGCTCGCCCACCAGAACGGCATTAAAAAGTGGCCGCAACCACCATGTTGGCAACATGGGAAGCATTATTGAAACCGGCACTGGTTTCCCTGGAAATACAGGCAAGATTCCACAAAATGTTACACCAGTTGCGGAAATGCTACGATTAAATGGTTACTCGACTGCCGCATTTGGTAAATGGCATGAGTTAGCAGCATGGGAGGCAAACGTTTCCGGGCCTTTTGACCGTTGGCCTACGCGTCAAGGATTTGATAAGTTTTATGGATTCCTCGGTGGGGAAACCAATCAATGGGCTCCATTTATATACGATGGTGTTCATCCTGTTGAGTTACCGGATGATCCAAATTATCACTTCATGGAAGATATGACAGATCAAGCGACAGCATGGATAAAATATCAAAAAGCCTTAACGCCCGACAAACCATTTTTTTTGTATTTTGCTCCTGGTGCTACTCACGCTCCGCATCATGTACCACAAAGTTATATTAACAAGTGGAAAGGAAAATTTGATGGGGGTTGGGATGCCATGCGTGAACAGATTTTGGCTCGTCAAATTGAAATAGGCATTACACCAAAAGGAACCAAATTGGCTCCAAAACCTGAAGCAATACAAGAGTGGGAAAGTCTTTCAGCAGATGAAAAACGACTTTATGCGAAACAAGCCGAAGTTTTTGCCGCATTTCTTGAAATGACGGATTATGAAGTTGGACGCCTGATTGATGCAATTGACGAGATTGGTCAAGCAGAGAATACAATGGTTATTTTTGTTTATGGCGATAATGGTACCAGTGCGGAAGGTGGAACAAGCGGTATGTACAGCGAAATGACCTACTTTAATGGGGTACAAGAAACCGTTCCGGATATGCTAAAGAAAATTGATGAGTGGGGTGGTCCGAACACGTACCCTCATATGGCTGCCGGTTGGGCCGTAATGTTTGATACACCATACAAATGGACTAAGCAAATGGGATCAGACCATGGTGGAACTAAAGTGGGTATGGCTATTCGCTGGCCAAAAGGAATTAAGGCAAAAGGAGAATTGCGTACACAATTTACACATGTAATTGATGTAGCTCCGACCATTTTAGAAGCAATTGGATTACCAGAGCCAACAGAAGTTAATGGAGTAGCGCAACGACCAATGGATGGAACAAGCATGTTGTACACTTTCAATGAAGCAAATGCTAAAGAAAGACATACTACTCAATATTTTGAAATGTTTGGTAACCGGGCTATGTATCATGATGGCTGGTATGCAAGAACCATTCATAGAGCTCCATGGGAAAAAACGCCAAGAAGACCTCTTACTGAGGATATTTGGGAACTTTACGAAGTGGCCAATGATTTTAGTTTAATAAATGATCTTTCAGCTGAACATCCTGAAAAATTAAAAGAGCTACAAGACCTATTTATGAAAGTAGCGGAAGAAAATCACGTGTTGCCCATTGACGACCGTGTGTTCGAACGCATCATTGCAGCAAATGTAGGACGTCCTGATATTATGGCGGGCCGTAGTTCATTAACATTAGCTGAAGGCATGACGGGTATGACCGAAAACACTTTCCTGAATATAAAAAATAAATCAGTAGTTATTACTGCTGAAATTAAGGTTAAAGAAGGCGCCTCTTCGAATGGAATTATTATTGCTCAAGGTGGTCGTTTTGGCGGTTGGGCATTGTATGTAAAAGATGGCGTTCCTGCTTACGACTATAATTTCTTAGGAATTGAACGTTATACGGTAAAAGCTTCAGAAAAGTTAAAACCCGGTAAATACACCATCAAATTTGATTTTGCTTACGATGGTGGTGGTATTGGTAAAGGCGGAATGGGTACCTTCTATATAAATGGCACTAAATCGGGTGAAGGCCGGATAGAACGCACACAACCCGCAATATTCTCTGCCGATGAAACTGCCGATGTTGGCATCGATCTATCTACACCGGTAGTAGAAACTATTGGCGCAGAACATAAATCAAAATTTAACGGACATATACCAAAAGTGGTTGTTGAAGTGAAATAA
- a CDS encoding tyrosine-type recombinase/integrase, with the protein MPDIITVSEARQLFQATKRLSYRVLYFVLYSLGLRLGEGLCLEVGDVNGQRMRVHIRDSKKGNKDRLVPLPKTTLDLLRRFWLIHST; encoded by the coding sequence TTGCCCGATATTATCACCGTTAGTGAAGCTCGCCAACTATTTCAGGCGACCAAAAGGCTCAGTTACCGGGTTCTTTACTTTGTGCTTTACAGTCTTGGTCTCCGCCTGGGTGAAGGACTATGCCTTGAGGTTGGCGATGTCAATGGTCAGCGAATGAGGGTGCATATCCGCGATAGCAAGAAGGGTAATAAAGACCGTTTGGTACCACTGCCAAAGACAACGCTAGATCTCTTACGCCGCTTTTGGCTTATTCATAGTACGTAA
- a CDS encoding rubrerythrin family protein, with protein sequence MSKSIKGSQTEKNLLTAFAGESQARNRYTFFASKAKKEGLVQISDIFEETANQEKEHAKRFFKFLEGGEAEVSASFPAGTIGSTVENLKAAAAGEEYEWTEMYPGFARIAKEEGFEEIAKAFEAISVAEKQHDKRYKDLADNLEAGRAFKRNNKVTWRCRNCGYLHEADEAPELCPACLHPQSYFELLGENW encoded by the coding sequence ATGTCAAAGAGTATAAAAGGATCCCAAACCGAGAAAAATTTACTCACAGCCTTCGCTGGAGAATCTCAGGCGAGAAATAGATATACCTTTTTTGCAAGTAAAGCTAAAAAAGAAGGTTTAGTCCAAATTTCAGATATATTTGAAGAAACTGCAAACCAGGAAAAGGAACATGCCAAACGATTCTTTAAATTTCTTGAAGGTGGTGAGGCGGAAGTTTCAGCGTCTTTTCCCGCAGGTACAATTGGAAGCACAGTAGAAAACCTTAAAGCAGCAGCGGCTGGTGAAGAATATGAATGGACAGAAATGTATCCAGGATTTGCCAGGATCGCAAAAGAAGAAGGATTTGAAGAAATAGCAAAAGCATTTGAGGCTATATCTGTGGCAGAGAAGCAACATGATAAACGGTATAAGGATCTTGCCGATAACCTTGAGGCGGGTAGAGCATTTAAAAGAAATAACAAAGTAACATGGCGCTGCAGAAACTGTGGTTATTTGCACGAAGCTGATGAAGCGCCAGAATTATGCCCGGCTTGCCTTCATCCACAGTCTTATTTTGAATTATTAGGTGAAAACTGGTAA
- the gltS gene encoding sodium/glutamate symporter, which yields MEITDGVLRIGPGLAATFGIIVLFVGKRVNEKITFLQEFSIPKPVTGGLFFSILFATVYAATGVAVEFDLAARDFLLVYFFTAIGINSSVKDLLTGGKPLVVLLVITILYMVLQNLTGLSVAALFDLPAAVGLLGGTVSLIGGHGTAIAWAPRIAEDYGVSNAMEVGIACATFGLILASLMGGPIAKFLITRHALTPDKADTLDVGVSEEKGDGAIGSMNFLDAILAIHLSVLSGLLLNDGLKRLGLELPLFVTCLFAGLLLTNLIPANFPRFSGMRWPSRTPSMALIADVALGTFLAMSLMSMQLWALIDLAGPIFTLLAAQFAIAVAINIFVVFPLMGRTYDAAVVCAGFGGISLGSTPTAMANMSAVTQRYGASHLAFVIVPLVCAFFIDLVNALLIPFFLAKF from the coding sequence ATGGAGATAACTGACGGGGTATTGCGAATTGGACCCGGCTTAGCGGCAACGTTCGGCATTATCGTACTGTTCGTGGGCAAGCGGGTGAATGAAAAGATCACATTCCTGCAGGAGTTCAGCATCCCGAAGCCGGTTACCGGTGGGCTGTTTTTCTCGATACTGTTCGCCACCGTGTACGCGGCGACGGGCGTGGCGGTCGAGTTTGATCTCGCGGCCCGGGACTTCCTCCTGGTGTATTTCTTTACGGCCATCGGCATTAACTCCAGCGTCAAAGACCTGCTGACCGGGGGAAAACCGCTCGTCGTCCTTCTGGTAATTACCATTTTGTACATGGTCCTCCAGAACCTGACCGGCCTGTCCGTAGCGGCACTCTTCGACTTGCCCGCCGCGGTTGGCCTTCTGGGCGGTACGGTCTCGCTGATCGGAGGCCACGGTACCGCAATCGCCTGGGCCCCGCGGATCGCGGAAGACTACGGCGTATCCAATGCCATGGAAGTCGGTATCGCCTGTGCGACCTTCGGCTTGATTCTGGCGAGCCTCATGGGTGGCCCGATCGCCAAGTTCCTGATCACCCGTCACGCTCTCACGCCCGACAAGGCTGACACCTTGGACGTGGGGGTATCTGAGGAAAAAGGTGATGGTGCGATCGGTTCCATGAACTTTCTAGACGCCATCCTCGCCATCCATCTGAGCGTGCTTTCCGGGCTGCTGCTTAACGATGGATTGAAAAGGCTGGGGCTCGAGCTGCCCTTGTTCGTCACATGTCTGTTTGCCGGACTCCTCCTTACCAACCTCATCCCTGCCAATTTCCCGCGTTTCAGCGGAATGCGCTGGCCCAGTCGCACACCGTCCATGGCCCTGATCGCCGACGTCGCACTGGGGACCTTCCTGGCCATGTCACTCATGAGCATGCAGCTATGGGCATTGATCGATCTGGCCGGGCCCATCTTCACCCTTCTCGCGGCTCAATTCGCAATCGCGGTGGCCATCAACATATTTGTTGTCTTCCCCCTCATGGGCCGCACGTATGACGCCGCTGTGGTGTGCGCCGGTTTTGGCGGTATCTCCCTGGGCTCGACACCCACGGCCATGGCCAATATGTCTGCGGTGACGCAGCGGTACGGCGCCTCCCACCTTGCCTTCGTCATCGTGCCCCTGGTGTGCGCATTTTTCATCGACCTGGTCAACGCATTGCTGATCCCCTTCTTCCTCGCCAAATTCTAG
- a CDS encoding type II toxin-antitoxin system RelE/ParE family toxin — protein MIKNFACKETEEIYNRRISLKLPRDIQKTARRKLEILEGAEALMDLRIPPDNHLEKLSKDRKRQYSIRINDQWRICFEWRGGDVYNAETVDYH, from the coding sequence ATGATAAAAAACTTTGCTTGCAAAGAAACAGAGGAAATATACAATCGTCGAATATCACTCAAACTTCCGCGGGATATACAAAAAACTGCCCGGAGAAAACTTGAAATACTTGAAGGTGCTGAAGCCCTGATGGATTTACGTATACCACCGGATAATCATCTTGAAAAACTATCGAAGGACAGGAAGAGGCAATATAGTATCCGTATTAATGATCAATGGCGTATATGTTTTGAATGGCGTGGAGGAGATGTTTACAACGCTGAAACAGTAGATTATCATTAA
- a CDS encoding HigA family addiction module antitoxin yields the protein MTKKLLDPIHPGKILMEEFLKPMGISQYRLAKDINVPARRINEIVQGKRSITPNTALRLSRFFGLSERFWVNLQARYDLEIEKDRLKNRLDEEVHVYTSAI from the coding sequence ATGACAAAAAAGCTATTAGATCCAATTCATCCGGGTAAAATTCTTATGGAAGAATTTCTCAAACCCATGGGTATTAGTCAGTACAGGCTGGCTAAAGATATTAATGTACCTGCACGTAGAATAAATGAGATTGTTCAGGGGAAACGTTCTATAACTCCGAATACAGCTTTAAGATTATCAAGATTTTTCGGTCTTTCAGAAAGGTTCTGGGTGAATCTTCAGGCTAGATACGATCTTGAAATAGAAAAAGATAGATTAAAGAATCGACTTGATGAAGAAGTGCATGTTTACACTTCTGCAATATAA
- a CDS encoding NADP-dependent oxidoreductase produces the protein MKAYVLNEAGAVENLLLKEVEKPEIKADEVLVETKAISINPVDVKVRLMDEVITMIMGTEDRPVILGWDIAGTVVAIGEEVSEFEVGDKVFGMVNFPGQGKAYAEYVASPACHMAVMPEKVTFEEAAATTLAALTALQVLQPRVKKGDRILIHAGSGGVGHFAIQMAKRLGAYVIATSSARNRDFIMSLGADEHIDYREHKFEEILSNIDFVLDGMGGEVLENSLKVVKEGGKIVSLPTHQFPKDLQVEADQRKIKLEFVLVQSSGEDMNTLKAMLENGELKPHVSKIFPFENMADAHVQIESSRTVGKVIVKR, from the coding sequence ATGAAAGCATATGTACTGAATGAAGCAGGGGCCGTTGAAAATCTGCTACTGAAAGAAGTCGAAAAACCTGAGATCAAGGCAGACGAAGTGTTGGTTGAAACGAAAGCAATCAGCATTAACCCGGTAGATGTAAAAGTGAGACTGATGGATGAAGTCATCACTATGATTATGGGTACGGAAGATCGTCCGGTCATCCTTGGCTGGGATATAGCCGGAACCGTTGTTGCGATCGGCGAAGAAGTCAGCGAATTTGAGGTTGGCGACAAGGTGTTCGGCATGGTCAATTTTCCAGGCCAGGGCAAAGCCTATGCCGAGTACGTTGCATCACCGGCCTGCCATATGGCTGTTATGCCGGAAAAGGTAACATTCGAAGAAGCCGCGGCAACCACACTGGCCGCACTGACCGCACTGCAGGTGTTACAGCCTCGTGTCAAAAAGGGTGACCGCATTCTAATCCACGCCGGTTCCGGTGGTGTTGGACATTTCGCGATTCAGATGGCTAAGAGACTCGGCGCATATGTGATTGCCACCTCCTCTGCCAGGAACCGTGATTTCATCATGTCACTCGGCGCAGATGAGCACATTGACTACCGTGAGCATAAGTTCGAAGAGATCCTGTCGAATATAGACTTCGTCCTCGACGGCATGGGTGGTGAGGTCCTTGAGAACTCTCTGAAAGTTGTCAAAGAGGGTGGTAAAATCGTCTCCCTGCCCACCCATCAATTCCCGAAAGACCTGCAGGTAGAGGCGGACCAACGCAAGATCAAACTGGAGTTCGTCCTTGTCCAGTCGAGCGGTGAAGATATGAATACCCTGAAAGCCATGCTCGAAAACGGCGAACTGAAACCTCATGTTTCAAAAATCTTCCCGTTTGAGAACATGGCGGATGCCCATGTACAGATTGAATCCAGTCGAACTGTGGGCAAAGTGATTGTTAAGCGCTAA
- a CDS encoding carbon-nitrogen hydrolase family protein, with product MKSPPKSNFLVTERFFSQDDNNLSIGLANIHAVVPDIEANKEKMLLATQIFKERKVNVAIFPEFCLSGYFWEDENECRLYMDKAVIENHRDWVVSTLKPCLDDNLRAIVFNNIRIGREGKYLNSTMILAHDHLDADGTYEKTFLPPLEKVYTVSGRDDHLVVDSPHGKFGFTTCYDVMFTHLLLEYSKIEEVDAVIQLASWRAMARRDYPEINVKSDTYYGYLWDVMMAATAATNQIWVIACNAVGVNAMTGARFWGGSGIWAPSGLPLLQASRINEELLIVHNIDIKAHREFEKDDFDYAMDFKSVYRPIEGKRTFSRIGI from the coding sequence ATGAAATCACCACCAAAAAGCAACTTTTTAGTCACTGAACGTTTTTTTTCACAGGATGACAACAACCTCTCTATTGGCCTTGCCAACATTCACGCGGTTGTGCCCGATATTGAGGCCAACAAAGAGAAAATGCTTCTGGCTACGCAGATTTTCAAGGAGAGGAAAGTAAACGTCGCCATATTTCCTGAGTTCTGCCTTTCAGGATATTTCTGGGAAGACGAGAACGAGTGCCGCTTATATATGGACAAAGCCGTCATTGAGAATCATCGGGATTGGGTAGTATCGACTTTGAAGCCGTGCCTTGATGACAATCTTCGGGCTATTGTCTTCAATAACATCCGCATAGGCCGTGAGGGAAAATATCTCAATTCGACGATGATTTTGGCCCACGATCACTTGGATGCTGACGGCACATACGAGAAAACGTTTCTTCCTCCTCTGGAAAAGGTCTACACGGTAAGCGGGAGGGACGATCACCTTGTTGTAGATTCGCCTCACGGTAAGTTTGGCTTTACAACTTGCTACGATGTAATGTTTACCCACTTGTTGCTTGAATACTCCAAAATTGAGGAAGTCGATGCCGTGATTCAGCTTGCTTCTTGGCGAGCCATGGCGCGGAGAGATTATCCTGAAATAAATGTCAAGTCAGATACCTATTATGGCTACTTGTGGGATGTGATGATGGCAGCGACTGCGGCCACTAATCAGATCTGGGTGATTGCGTGCAACGCCGTTGGCGTAAATGCCATGACGGGAGCAAGGTTTTGGGGCGGATCGGGAATTTGGGCGCCATCAGGCTTGCCGCTTCTCCAAGCTTCGCGAATCAATGAAGAACTGCTAATTGTCCACAACATTGATATCAAGGCTCATCGTGAGTTCGAAAAAGACGACTTCGATTACGCCATGGACTTTAAATCTGTTTACAGACCTATCGAAGGGAAGCGAACATTTTCGCGGATTGGTATTTAA